Proteins found in one Triticum aestivum cultivar Chinese Spring chromosome 4D, IWGSC CS RefSeq v2.1, whole genome shotgun sequence genomic segment:
- the LOC123095928 gene encoding uncharacterized protein isoform X1, protein MLTRFFSRADAGAAEDPAPEPFSFPEPLPTWPQGTRADRDSLIEVWVRRGTRVGGGFARGRIRVAGGELELAAATAFDKICTLSPSARLQRCDGATFYRPAGVPEGFTLLGHYCQPNSRRLHGHLLVARAADPPRSAEPPLLAPRDYELVWAFHATGGAAASASAGSCVGYGRSDAYFWLPVPPEGYRALGILVTTGPAKPPLDEVGCVRADLTDECEPHGSLLHLQLTRPTSASPGKAFAVRGLRPLCRGMREKGIGAGTFWCAAADGCSSPAPSEQDLACLKNVDLDLSAMPTLEQVHAVIQHYGPTLYFHPKEVYLPSSVAWYFKNGAKLFKKGGGAVGEEIDAEGSNLPGGGWNDGEYWMDIPDGKRRQAILRGDIESAELYAHVKPAMGGACTDVAMWVFCPFNGPARLKLGPINLPLGTTGQHVGDWEHFTLRVSNFTGELMAVYYSQHSGGRWVDAAKLEYAAGNRPAVYSSRNGHASYPRAGVYLQGSAALGVGILNEAARSKLSVDSSVKYRVVAAEYLGDGVVAEPQWLQFMREWGPTVIYRSRTGTERMVKSMPQRLSCPAENMLNKMPNELSKEEGPTGPKEKNMWEGDERW, encoded by the exons ATGCTAACCCGCTTCTTTAGCCGCGCCGACGCCGGCGCCGCCGAGGACCCGGCGCCGGAGCCCTTCTCCTTCCCCGAGCCCCTCCCGACGTGGCCGCAAGGTACGCGTGCCGACCG TGATTCGTTGATTGAGGTGTGGGTTCGACGTGGCACTCGTGTAGGTGGCGGGTTCGCGCGGGGGAGGATCCGCGTGGCCGGAGGGGAGCTGGAGCTCGCCGCGGCCACTGCCTTCGACAAAATCTGCACCCTCTCGCCGTCGGCGCGGCTGCAGCGCTGCGACGGCGCCACCTTCTACCGGCCGGCCGGCGTGCCCGAGGGCTTCACCCTGCTCGGCCACTACTGCCAGCCCAACAGCCGCCGGCTCCACGGCCACCTCCTCGTCGCCAGGGCCGCCGACCCGCCGCGCTCGGCGGAGCCGCCTCTCCTCGCGCCGCGGGATTATGAGCTCGTCTGGGCCTTCCACGCCACCGGCGGCGCCGCCGCGAGCGCGAGCGCGGGCTCTTGCGTCGGCTACGGCCGCAGCGACGCCTACTTCTGGCTCCCCGTGCCGCCGGAGGGGTACCGGGCGCTCGGGATCCTCGTCACGACGGGGCCCGCCAAGCCGCCGCTCGACGAGGTGGGCTGCGTCCGCGCCGACCTCACCGACGAGTGCGAGCCGCACGGCTCGCTGCTCCACCTGCAGCTCACGCGGCCGACGTCGGCGTCCCCTGGCAAGGCCTTCGCCGTGCGCGGCCTGAGGCCGCTGTGCCGGGGAATGCGGGAGAAGGGCATCGGCGCTGGCACTTTCTGGTGCGCCGCCGCGGACGGGTGCTCGTCCCCGGCCCCGAGCGAGCAGGACCTCGCGTGCCTCAAGAACGTCGACCTCGACCTGTCGGCGATGCCGACCCTGGAGCAGGTGCACGCCGTGATCCAGCATTACGGCCCCACGCTCTACTTCCACCCCAAAGAGGTCTACCTGCCGTCGTCCGTCGCCTGGTACTTCAAGAACGGGGCCAAGCTGTTCAAGAAAGGGGGAGGCGCCGTCGGCGAGGAGATCGACGCCGAGGGGTCCAACCTCCCGGGCGGCGGGTGGAACGACGGGGAGTACTGGATGGACATACCGGACGGCAAGAGGAGGCAGGCGATCCTCCGCGGCGACATCGAGAGCGCGGAGCTGTACGCGCACGTGAAGCCGGCCATGGGCGGGGCGTGCACCGACGTGGCCATGTGGGTGTTCTGCCCGTTCAACGGCCCGGCCAGGCTGAAGCTCGGCCCGATCAACCTGCCGCTGGGCACGACCGGGCAGCACGTCGGCGACTGGGAGCACTTCACGCTCCGGGTCAGCAACTTCACCGGCGAGCTCATGGCCGTCTACTACTCGCAGCACAGCGGGGGCAGGTGGGTGGACGCGGCCAAGCTGGAGTACGCCGCGGGGAACAGGCCGGCGGTGTACTCGTCCCGGAACGGGCACGCGAGCTACCCGCGCGCCGGCGTGTACCTGCAGGGCTCGGCGGCGCTCGGGGTCGGGATCCTGAACGAGGCCGCCCGGAGCAAGCTGTCCGTCGACTCCAGCGTCAAGTAccgcgtggtggcggcggagtacCTCGGGGACGGCGTCGTGGCCGAGCCCCAGTGGCTGCAGTTCATGCGGGAGTGGGGGCCGACGGTGATCTACAGGTCGAGGACGGGGACGGAGCGGATGGTCAAGAGTATGCCCCAGCGGCTCAGTTGTCCGGCGGAGAACATGCTCAACAAGATGCCGAACGAGCTCTCCAAGGAGGAAGGGCCCACCGGGCCCAAGGAGAAGAATATGTGGGAGGGAGATGAAAGATGGTAG
- the LOC123095928 gene encoding uncharacterized protein isoform X2 codes for MLTRFFSRADAGAAEDPAPEPFSFPEPLPTWPQGGGFARGRIRVAGGELELAAATAFDKICTLSPSARLQRCDGATFYRPAGVPEGFTLLGHYCQPNSRRLHGHLLVARAADPPRSAEPPLLAPRDYELVWAFHATGGAAASASAGSCVGYGRSDAYFWLPVPPEGYRALGILVTTGPAKPPLDEVGCVRADLTDECEPHGSLLHLQLTRPTSASPGKAFAVRGLRPLCRGMREKGIGAGTFWCAAADGCSSPAPSEQDLACLKNVDLDLSAMPTLEQVHAVIQHYGPTLYFHPKEVYLPSSVAWYFKNGAKLFKKGGGAVGEEIDAEGSNLPGGGWNDGEYWMDIPDGKRRQAILRGDIESAELYAHVKPAMGGACTDVAMWVFCPFNGPARLKLGPINLPLGTTGQHVGDWEHFTLRVSNFTGELMAVYYSQHSGGRWVDAAKLEYAAGNRPAVYSSRNGHASYPRAGVYLQGSAALGVGILNEAARSKLSVDSSVKYRVVAAEYLGDGVVAEPQWLQFMREWGPTVIYRSRTGTERMVKSMPQRLSCPAENMLNKMPNELSKEEGPTGPKEKNMWEGDERW; via the exons ATGCTAACCCGCTTCTTTAGCCGCGCCGACGCCGGCGCCGCCGAGGACCCGGCGCCGGAGCCCTTCTCCTTCCCCGAGCCCCTCCCGACGTGGCCGCAAG GTGGCGGGTTCGCGCGGGGGAGGATCCGCGTGGCCGGAGGGGAGCTGGAGCTCGCCGCGGCCACTGCCTTCGACAAAATCTGCACCCTCTCGCCGTCGGCGCGGCTGCAGCGCTGCGACGGCGCCACCTTCTACCGGCCGGCCGGCGTGCCCGAGGGCTTCACCCTGCTCGGCCACTACTGCCAGCCCAACAGCCGCCGGCTCCACGGCCACCTCCTCGTCGCCAGGGCCGCCGACCCGCCGCGCTCGGCGGAGCCGCCTCTCCTCGCGCCGCGGGATTATGAGCTCGTCTGGGCCTTCCACGCCACCGGCGGCGCCGCCGCGAGCGCGAGCGCGGGCTCTTGCGTCGGCTACGGCCGCAGCGACGCCTACTTCTGGCTCCCCGTGCCGCCGGAGGGGTACCGGGCGCTCGGGATCCTCGTCACGACGGGGCCCGCCAAGCCGCCGCTCGACGAGGTGGGCTGCGTCCGCGCCGACCTCACCGACGAGTGCGAGCCGCACGGCTCGCTGCTCCACCTGCAGCTCACGCGGCCGACGTCGGCGTCCCCTGGCAAGGCCTTCGCCGTGCGCGGCCTGAGGCCGCTGTGCCGGGGAATGCGGGAGAAGGGCATCGGCGCTGGCACTTTCTGGTGCGCCGCCGCGGACGGGTGCTCGTCCCCGGCCCCGAGCGAGCAGGACCTCGCGTGCCTCAAGAACGTCGACCTCGACCTGTCGGCGATGCCGACCCTGGAGCAGGTGCACGCCGTGATCCAGCATTACGGCCCCACGCTCTACTTCCACCCCAAAGAGGTCTACCTGCCGTCGTCCGTCGCCTGGTACTTCAAGAACGGGGCCAAGCTGTTCAAGAAAGGGGGAGGCGCCGTCGGCGAGGAGATCGACGCCGAGGGGTCCAACCTCCCGGGCGGCGGGTGGAACGACGGGGAGTACTGGATGGACATACCGGACGGCAAGAGGAGGCAGGCGATCCTCCGCGGCGACATCGAGAGCGCGGAGCTGTACGCGCACGTGAAGCCGGCCATGGGCGGGGCGTGCACCGACGTGGCCATGTGGGTGTTCTGCCCGTTCAACGGCCCGGCCAGGCTGAAGCTCGGCCCGATCAACCTGCCGCTGGGCACGACCGGGCAGCACGTCGGCGACTGGGAGCACTTCACGCTCCGGGTCAGCAACTTCACCGGCGAGCTCATGGCCGTCTACTACTCGCAGCACAGCGGGGGCAGGTGGGTGGACGCGGCCAAGCTGGAGTACGCCGCGGGGAACAGGCCGGCGGTGTACTCGTCCCGGAACGGGCACGCGAGCTACCCGCGCGCCGGCGTGTACCTGCAGGGCTCGGCGGCGCTCGGGGTCGGGATCCTGAACGAGGCCGCCCGGAGCAAGCTGTCCGTCGACTCCAGCGTCAAGTAccgcgtggtggcggcggagtacCTCGGGGACGGCGTCGTGGCCGAGCCCCAGTGGCTGCAGTTCATGCGGGAGTGGGGGCCGACGGTGATCTACAGGTCGAGGACGGGGACGGAGCGGATGGTCAAGAGTATGCCCCAGCGGCTCAGTTGTCCGGCGGAGAACATGCTCAACAAGATGCCGAACGAGCTCTCCAAGGAGGAAGGGCCCACCGGGCCCAAGGAGAAGAATATGTGGGAGGGAGATGAAAGATGGTAG
- the LOC123095929 gene encoding calcium load-activated calcium channel: MASALSSLRYGDSLSVVAISGATAVLCEAISWLLIYRTATYNSLRASIERHSRKLDSMKSVSSGTGGAAPSSQPASSRAKKMDRVESSLKDASRELSLAKLKSGAVVAAVLFVVFGLLNSLFEGRAVAKLPFAPVPLVQRMSHRGLPGNDPTDCAMVFLYFLCSMSIRTNLQKLLGFTPPRAAAGAGGGLFAMPDPKTN; this comes from the coding sequence ATGGCCTCGGCGCTCTCCTCCCTCCGCTACGGCGACAGCCTCTCGGTGGTGGCCATCTCGGGCGCCACGGCGGTGCTCTGCGAGGCCATCTCCTGGCTCCTCATCTACCGCACCGCCACCTACAACTCCCTCCGCGCCTCCATCGAGCGCCACTCCCGCAAGCTCGACTCCATGAAGTCCGTCTCCTCGGGCACCGGCGGCGCGGCCCCCTCCTCCCAGCCGGCCTCCTCGCGCGCCAAGAAGATGGACCGCGTCGAGTCCAGCCTCAAGGACGCCTCGCGGGAGCTCTCCCTCGCCAAGCTCAAGTCcggcgccgtcgtcgccgccgtgcTCTTCGTCGTCTTCGGCCTCCTCAACTCGCTCTTCGAGGGCCGCGCCGTCGCCAAGCTGCCCTTCGCGCCCGTCCCGCTCGTGCAGCGCATGAGCCACCGCGGCCTCCCCGGGAACGACCCCACCGACTGCGCCATGGTCTTCCTCTACTTCCTCTGCTCCATGAGCATACGGACCAACCTCCAGAAGCTCCTCGGCTtcacgccgccccgcgccgccgccggggcCGGCGGTGGCCTCTTCGCCATGCCCGATCCCAAAACCAATTGA